From Schaalia sp. ZJ405, one genomic window encodes:
- a CDS encoding ABC transporter substrate-binding protein, translating to MRTRQSIATVTAVALVSALGLSACGTGGSSESGASADGVITLSIYIDSDPLTSIALWDSLVEKFNSSHDKIQISYETHPGGSEGDNLVKTRLATGDMNDLLWYNSGSLLKALRPDETLVDLSDQEWTDKVNDNWKQAVSTDSGLYELPVGTSFAFGMIYNKDIYKNLGLKIPRSWDEFMANNEKIKAAGITPVVQTYSDTWSSQIPVLGDAYNVMAADPDWADKYTANKAKYVDEPAIQGFQHMQDVFDRGYMNDDFASATYNDGMKMLAEGTGAHYPMLTSNAAAAIGQNYPDADSKIGVFPIPSDSPEINGLTIGTPKGMSIPKSTKGDKLKAAIEVLNWLATPQACEAIGSAIPVGGPFVIDGCDVPEGAASLISDMTPYFDEGKTGLALEFLSPIKGPSLEQITVQVGSGISSAAEGAALYDQDVEKQAQQLGLKGW from the coding sequence ATGAGAACTCGTCAGTCCATTGCCACGGTCACCGCAGTTGCGCTCGTGAGCGCGCTGGGGCTTTCCGCGTGCGGCACCGGTGGCTCGTCGGAAAGCGGAGCATCTGCCGACGGCGTCATCACACTCTCCATCTATATCGACTCCGACCCCTTAACATCCATTGCGCTGTGGGACTCGTTGGTCGAGAAATTCAACTCGTCTCACGACAAGATTCAGATCTCCTACGAAACTCACCCAGGAGGTTCGGAGGGAGATAACTTGGTCAAGACACGTCTTGCGACGGGTGATATGAATGACCTCTTATGGTACAACTCGGGCTCACTTCTCAAGGCGCTTCGTCCCGATGAGACATTGGTGGATCTGTCGGATCAGGAGTGGACAGACAAGGTGAACGACAACTGGAAGCAAGCAGTGTCAACGGACTCTGGTCTGTATGAACTGCCGGTTGGAACTTCGTTCGCTTTCGGGATGATCTACAACAAGGACATCTACAAGAACCTCGGCCTAAAAATTCCCCGATCCTGGGATGAGTTCATGGCCAACAACGAAAAAATCAAGGCCGCTGGAATCACTCCTGTCGTTCAGACCTACTCCGACACCTGGTCTTCTCAGATTCCCGTGCTTGGCGATGCCTACAACGTGATGGCCGCTGATCCCGATTGGGCCGATAAGTACACCGCGAACAAGGCGAAATATGTCGACGAACCCGCAATCCAAGGATTCCAGCATATGCAGGATGTCTTTGATCGGGGATACATGAACGATGACTTCGCCTCGGCCACCTACAACGATGGCATGAAAATGCTTGCCGAAGGCACAGGAGCTCACTACCCGATGCTGACGTCGAACGCTGCCGCGGCGATTGGCCAAAACTATCCGGATGCTGACTCAAAGATCGGTGTGTTTCCGATTCCCTCAGACAGCCCTGAAATCAATGGTCTGACTATTGGTACTCCAAAAGGAATGTCTATCCCCAAGTCAACGAAAGGTGACAAGCTCAAAGCTGCCATCGAAGTGCTGAATTGGCTGGCAACTCCCCAAGCGTGTGAGGCAATAGGGAGCGCAATCCCCGTTGGCGGGCCATTTGTCATCGACGGCTGCGATGTGCCTGAAGGTGCGGCCTCGCTCATTTCAGACATGACTCCGTACTTCGATGAGGGAAAGACCGGTCTTGCCCTTGAGTTCCTGTCCCCCATCAAAGGCCCATCTCTTGAACAGATCACGGTTCAGGTGGGATCTGGCATTTCCAGTGCGGCCGAAGGAGCAGCTCTTTACGACCAAGACGTTGAGAAGCAAGCTCAACAGCTTGGGCTCAAGGGCTGGTGA
- a CDS encoding alpha-L-rhamnosidase, whose amino-acid sequence MKHKIRLGALMFTLPNENTPDPMTTVSSLRTRFNPSLLGVPLEQPRLQWTLKSEEATSRQVGYQIRYRRAHRAEWTIAQPIASTVSIAIEAPGGQLKAREVREYAVRIATDAGWTPWSEPFIVEGGLDPDSLTAQVIGIPTEVEGPAASLRREFSLDFEPMRARLYVSALGLVHPRLNGHAASDTYLTPGWTEYRERVLVDTYDVTKLLKRGENAISLLVGDGWYRGRMGFAGRTEIYGSQSGAIAQLEIEGANGEALTLITDQTWHGGFGAIQSASIYDGTMIDLRKDTGDPSLPGFNETEWAPVCVIDCDRRIFEPRPVPGVHEIATFPMSIVSGDVSDATLPVILDAQQNVSGWVRLKVSGQPGARITVRHAEILEADGSLHTASLRTAKATDTYILGESGTVELEPILTFHGFRYAEVTGPVSIAEATAVAISTHLQRRGTLTTSHQTLNRFHENVVWSQVDNFVSVPTDCPQRDERLGWTGDAQAFAATANTLFHTEAFWMSWLRDLELDQPEDGSVASVVPNIISGDASMGNNEINDMGRAGWADAATIVPWATYISTGSPLVLISQLDSMRRWVDHLRTRADAHTLLPEEPFQYGDWLDPDAPAAQPWNAKTDPLFVANSFYVHSARILAETEALVGDQRKAQEYADLADRVAFETWKRWRHEAHETQTGAAMCLEFRIVPDDERAELADSLATNVRAEHGRIATGFLGTPLILFALSHANKWEEAYMMLLRRDPPSWLYQVDRGATTVWERWDAIKADGSIHAGDMEGDGNGMISFNHYAYGAMIDWVYRNVAGMEPIEAGYARTRIGPRPSSAVTRASASIETHFGMLSINWHLVDDSLEVSLDVPFGVTAQLDLPLTEDSQLTINGAAASTSSTTLRHGHYTITASRVSVIHVDAAAS is encoded by the coding sequence ATGAAGCACAAGATCAGATTAGGTGCCCTGATGTTTACCCTTCCCAACGAAAACACCCCCGATCCCATGACAACCGTCTCCTCCCTACGTACACGCTTCAATCCCTCTCTCCTTGGAGTACCGCTTGAACAGCCACGACTCCAGTGGACGCTTAAGTCAGAAGAGGCCACTTCACGCCAGGTCGGCTACCAGATCCGTTATCGACGTGCTCATCGTGCCGAGTGGACGATTGCTCAGCCCATAGCATCCACAGTTTCCATCGCTATCGAGGCTCCCGGCGGCCAGCTGAAAGCACGAGAAGTCCGTGAATATGCTGTCCGCATTGCCACCGACGCGGGCTGGACACCCTGGTCGGAACCGTTCATCGTCGAGGGGGGACTTGATCCAGACTCCCTCACCGCACAAGTCATCGGTATTCCTACCGAGGTTGAGGGGCCCGCGGCCTCGCTTCGCCGTGAATTTTCCCTGGACTTCGAGCCAATGAGGGCACGACTCTACGTGTCCGCGCTCGGCCTCGTACACCCGAGGCTCAACGGCCACGCTGCTTCCGACACGTACCTCACCCCCGGATGGACGGAGTACCGCGAGCGCGTACTCGTCGATACCTACGATGTGACGAAGCTGCTGAAAAGAGGAGAGAACGCGATCAGCCTTCTCGTAGGCGACGGCTGGTATCGAGGTCGCATGGGCTTTGCGGGGCGAACTGAAATCTATGGGAGCCAATCGGGGGCAATCGCTCAGCTCGAGATCGAAGGTGCCAATGGTGAGGCACTGACACTCATCACGGACCAGACGTGGCACGGTGGTTTTGGTGCGATCCAAAGCGCATCTATCTACGACGGCACGATGATCGATTTACGCAAAGACACCGGCGACCCGTCACTTCCAGGTTTCAACGAAACCGAGTGGGCCCCCGTTTGTGTCATCGACTGTGATCGAAGGATCTTCGAACCGCGTCCTGTGCCCGGCGTGCACGAGATCGCGACATTCCCCATGAGCATTGTGTCCGGAGATGTATCCGACGCAACTCTTCCGGTGATCCTCGATGCGCAGCAGAATGTTTCCGGTTGGGTGCGTCTGAAAGTCAGCGGGCAGCCCGGGGCGCGGATCACGGTGCGTCACGCAGAGATTCTGGAAGCTGACGGCTCACTCCACACAGCATCTTTACGAACAGCGAAAGCAACAGATACGTACATTCTTGGCGAATCGGGCACAGTTGAACTTGAACCGATATTGACTTTCCACGGATTCCGTTACGCAGAAGTCACCGGCCCCGTCTCTATCGCAGAGGCCACGGCTGTCGCAATTTCCACGCATCTCCAACGACGCGGCACACTGACCACCTCTCATCAAACTCTCAATCGTTTCCATGAAAACGTTGTGTGGTCCCAGGTCGACAACTTCGTGTCGGTGCCAACAGATTGCCCTCAGCGCGATGAGCGCCTGGGGTGGACAGGGGACGCTCAGGCCTTCGCGGCAACGGCAAATACTCTGTTCCACACGGAAGCGTTCTGGATGTCGTGGCTGCGCGACCTCGAACTGGATCAGCCCGAAGACGGATCGGTTGCCTCTGTTGTTCCGAACATCATCTCGGGTGACGCCTCAATGGGAAACAACGAGATTAACGATATGGGCAGAGCCGGCTGGGCCGATGCCGCAACAATCGTTCCCTGGGCAACATATATCTCAACGGGGTCGCCCCTTGTCCTGATATCCCAGCTCGACTCGATGCGCCGATGGGTGGATCATCTTCGCACTCGCGCGGATGCTCACACACTTCTTCCGGAGGAACCCTTCCAGTACGGTGATTGGCTCGATCCGGATGCTCCCGCTGCCCAGCCGTGGAACGCGAAGACTGATCCGCTGTTCGTCGCGAATTCTTTCTATGTTCATTCCGCGCGGATTCTGGCTGAAACAGAGGCACTCGTTGGAGATCAACGCAAAGCACAAGAGTACGCGGACCTCGCAGATCGGGTGGCGTTTGAGACGTGGAAACGCTGGAGACATGAGGCGCACGAAACCCAGACGGGTGCCGCAATGTGCCTGGAGTTCCGCATTGTCCCAGACGATGAGCGAGCCGAACTCGCCGATTCGCTTGCCACCAATGTTCGCGCCGAACACGGCAGGATCGCCACCGGATTCCTTGGAACACCCTTAATTCTTTTTGCACTGAGCCACGCCAACAAGTGGGAGGAGGCATACATGATGCTCCTGAGGCGTGACCCTCCCTCGTGGCTCTATCAGGTCGATCGCGGCGCAACAACGGTGTGGGAACGCTGGGATGCCATTAAAGCGGATGGGTCGATTCATGCCGGCGACATGGAGGGCGACGGCAACGGGATGATTTCCTTCAACCACTATGCCTACGGCGCGATGATCGATTGGGTGTATCGCAACGTCGCCGGTATGGAACCGATCGAGGCCGGCTACGCGCGCACACGAATCGGACCTCGCCCTTCCTCAGCTGTGACACGTGCGTCGGCCTCGATCGAGACCCACTTCGGTATGTTGTCGATCAATTGGCATCTGGTTGACGATTCCCTTGAGGTTTCCCTCGACGTTCCCTTTGGTGTGACCGCGCAGCTTGATCTGCCTCTAACGGAGGATTCTCAGTTGACGATTAACGGCGCAGCCGCGTCAACATCGTCAACAACACTCAGGCACGGGCACTATACGATCACCGCTTCACGGGTATCAGTGATCCACGTTGATGCAGCCGCATCATGA
- a CDS encoding alpha-L-rhamnosidase C-terminal domain-containing protein, with protein MSPLPLFELTRGVRAQSRTPDDDQRIRWFYPHGQFARGAYRALLARSQQTVRHVSYPDNAMFPVSSALFRFRGTGTVSLVASCGQVLDEDEAASFRHESVTTPTLSLGERVRLPCTLRVVSDRGEPPALRSLIERGDARDALQILRKLWGGMLEAGAQTFWEEFPVEGEPHEQMYGRPFGKSLCHGWASGPAELLPLTLLGTRPLVPGWAEFTVSPDLGDLDWAAAVIPAPAGDIAVVAEKTVTTVAVPRGTTLVVQEKRINGPALHRW; from the coding sequence TTGAGCCCCCTCCCCCTATTCGAGTTAACGCGGGGAGTCCGAGCTCAATCCCGAACGCCTGATGATGACCAACGGATCCGTTGGTTCTACCCACACGGACAGTTCGCTCGCGGCGCCTACCGCGCGCTGTTGGCGCGAAGCCAGCAGACAGTTCGTCACGTGTCGTATCCGGATAACGCGATGTTCCCTGTATCCAGCGCGCTTTTCCGTTTTCGGGGTACCGGCACGGTTTCGCTCGTCGCCTCGTGCGGTCAGGTACTTGACGAGGACGAGGCAGCATCCTTTCGTCATGAGTCCGTCACCACTCCCACGTTGTCCCTAGGGGAAAGGGTCCGTCTTCCCTGTACGCTGAGGGTTGTTTCCGACCGTGGTGAGCCACCCGCGCTCCGTTCGCTCATCGAACGGGGCGACGCGCGTGATGCTTTGCAGATTCTGCGTAAATTGTGGGGAGGGATGCTTGAGGCAGGGGCTCAGACGTTCTGGGAGGAATTCCCTGTCGAGGGCGAGCCTCACGAACAGATGTATGGACGTCCTTTCGGTAAGAGTCTCTGCCACGGTTGGGCGTCAGGTCCGGCCGAGCTTCTCCCGTTAACCCTTCTGGGAACACGACCGCTTGTGCCCGGGTGGGCAGAATTCACCGTGAGTCCTGACCTTGGGGACCTGGACTGGGCTGCGGCTGTCATTCCCGCACCGGCGGGCGACATCGCGGTTGTGGCTGAAAAGACGGTGACGACGGTTGCCGTTCCTCGGGGAACGACTCTCGTGGTTCAGGAGAAACGAATCAACGGCCCAGCTCTCCATCGTTGGTGA
- a CDS encoding class II aldolase/adducin family protein — MSDLTQQLIRLANDIGGDTEFSRAGGGNASVKRDGILHIKPSGVPLATLRQEELVPLRIDVLLDALHSDDEVDGDPVRVAAQKAQVGDAGGRRPSVEILFHALIDDPLVLHLHPLTANAVTCNERGEELAREILGDDAVWVDYTDPGVPLARAVEDARNAHAARTGKPVPGVVLLGNHGIIVSGASYDDVAQRVHSLTDRIQRAIDQAPQPEEIAHPQLSATQKKAIVESFHLVTGASASASSDSGLARDYTGPLAGPVSEGPLIPDQIVYAGSLPLVLQGDEDEAALSHKVEQFQATHERLPIIAVVPGALVVAIGDSPSGADNALATYLDAVRVAADADRIGKVRVMNQAERHFIEHWEAEAYRRSVAKEQ; from the coding sequence ATGTCCGACCTCACCCAACAGCTCATTCGTCTGGCCAATGACATCGGCGGGGACACCGAGTTTTCACGTGCCGGCGGCGGCAACGCCTCCGTGAAGCGCGACGGCATCCTCCATATCAAACCCAGCGGTGTTCCTCTGGCAACGCTTCGCCAGGAGGAGCTGGTTCCCCTACGTATTGACGTTCTTTTGGATGCTCTGCATTCCGACGACGAAGTTGACGGCGACCCCGTGCGCGTTGCCGCGCAGAAAGCGCAGGTCGGAGATGCCGGTGGCCGACGCCCCTCCGTTGAAATTCTTTTCCACGCGCTGATTGATGATCCGCTTGTTCTTCACCTCCATCCGCTCACCGCCAATGCCGTGACCTGCAACGAGCGCGGCGAGGAGCTGGCCCGTGAGATCCTCGGCGACGATGCCGTGTGGGTGGATTACACGGATCCGGGTGTCCCGTTGGCTCGCGCCGTTGAGGATGCTCGCAACGCCCACGCCGCGCGCACCGGTAAGCCTGTTCCCGGCGTTGTTCTGCTGGGCAACCACGGAATCATTGTTTCTGGTGCCTCGTACGACGACGTCGCCCAGCGAGTCCATTCCCTCACCGATCGGATTCAACGGGCGATCGACCAAGCGCCTCAACCCGAGGAGATTGCTCATCCTCAGCTGAGTGCCACACAAAAAAAGGCCATTGTTGAATCGTTCCACCTCGTGACGGGCGCGTCGGCCAGCGCGTCCTCGGACTCAGGTTTAGCGCGTGATTACACCGGACCCCTAGCTGGCCCCGTTTCCGAGGGTCCCCTCATTCCCGACCAGATCGTCTACGCCGGTTCACTTCCCCTCGTTCTTCAAGGGGACGAGGACGAGGCCGCACTTTCCCACAAGGTCGAGCAGTTCCAGGCGACTCACGAACGTCTGCCGATCATCGCAGTCGTTCCCGGTGCCCTCGTCGTTGCGATCGGAGATTCACCCTCGGGCGCGGATAATGCCCTCGCAACGTACCTCGATGCTGTGCGAGTAGCAGCCGATGCAGACCGCATCGGAAAGGTCCGGGTGATGAACCAGGCCGAGCGTCACTTCATTGAGCATTGGGAGGCCGAAGCCTACCGGCGCTCAGTGGCAAAGGAACAGTAG
- a CDS encoding rhamnulokinase, whose amino-acid sequence MSFTVVAIDLGASSGRVLRGVFTDGCLVVEECSRFHNGPVLVPVNGVGDYEWDILALWRGIREGLTEAARRGPVDAIGIDSWAVDYGLVDDEGRLVGNPASYRSKRTANAVNRVFESMDADELYRLNGLQFQPFNTMFQLIADRDQGRSSRGTRMLMIPDLLGYWLTNRHVCEVTNASTTGMVDPRTRTWSTGVGDVLRSNFGVDTASLLPELVEPGTIIGPVRVEDIDLRTREGNPTPLVAVGSHDTASAVVAVPAVEDDSAADLTVKLSDPGSPAASADHSAPAQPTFGFISSGTWSLVGMELDEPVLSQASRSANFTNELGVDGTVRYLKNIMGMWVQQECLRQWRSQGMAQMSWPVLDAETEASDPMRTLFDINDSSFLTPGDMCGRISRWCEEHGEPVPQTRAQVLRSITESLVVAYRRALREAESLSGRSLDVIHIVGGGSKNVLLCQSTADATGRRVIAGPVEGTAVGNMVVQLRAVGAISGGLDALRRVVVNSTDLVRYEPRPTEYETWEAAERRVFGDR is encoded by the coding sequence GTGTCATTTACCGTTGTTGCCATTGATCTGGGAGCCTCATCTGGGCGTGTGCTCCGTGGAGTTTTCACGGACGGATGCCTCGTCGTTGAAGAATGCTCGCGTTTCCACAACGGCCCCGTCCTCGTCCCCGTAAATGGGGTGGGCGATTACGAATGGGACATTCTTGCTTTGTGGCGAGGAATTCGCGAGGGCCTGACTGAGGCGGCGCGACGCGGACCGGTTGACGCGATCGGGATCGACTCCTGGGCGGTTGACTACGGGCTCGTGGACGATGAGGGTCGTCTCGTGGGTAACCCTGCGTCCTATCGGTCTAAACGCACAGCTAACGCCGTGAATCGCGTATTCGAGTCGATGGATGCGGATGAGTTATATCGACTCAACGGGTTGCAATTTCAACCTTTCAACACGATGTTCCAGCTCATTGCCGATAGGGACCAGGGGCGTTCGTCGCGGGGCACACGGATGCTGATGATCCCCGATTTATTGGGATATTGGCTAACGAATCGTCACGTCTGCGAGGTGACGAATGCGTCGACCACCGGGATGGTGGATCCGAGAACACGCACGTGGTCCACCGGTGTTGGTGATGTTCTTCGCTCGAACTTCGGCGTTGATACGGCCTCTCTTCTTCCTGAGCTCGTTGAACCTGGAACAATCATCGGGCCGGTCCGCGTTGAGGACATTGACCTGCGCACCCGGGAGGGGAACCCCACGCCGCTTGTTGCGGTGGGTTCCCACGACACGGCGTCCGCGGTCGTTGCGGTTCCCGCAGTCGAGGACGACTCAGCTGCTGATCTCACAGTGAAGCTCTCAGATCCCGGTTCCCCAGCGGCTTCGGCTGATCACTCCGCGCCAGCGCAGCCCACGTTTGGTTTCATTTCCTCGGGCACGTGGTCGCTTGTGGGTATGGAACTGGATGAGCCGGTTCTCTCACAGGCATCGCGTTCGGCAAATTTCACGAATGAGCTGGGCGTCGATGGGACCGTTCGCTACCTGAAGAACATCATGGGGATGTGGGTGCAGCAAGAATGTCTGCGCCAGTGGCGTTCGCAGGGAATGGCTCAGATGTCGTGGCCCGTTCTTGATGCGGAAACCGAAGCGTCGGACCCGATGCGTACCCTCTTTGATATCAACGACTCCTCGTTCTTGACTCCGGGTGACATGTGTGGCCGTATCAGTCGGTGGTGTGAAGAACACGGGGAGCCAGTGCCTCAGACGCGCGCGCAGGTTCTCCGGTCGATTACGGAATCTCTTGTTGTTGCGTATCGCCGGGCTCTGCGCGAGGCCGAATCCCTGTCGGGACGGTCGCTCGACGTGATTCACATTGTGGGTGGTGGATCAAAGAATGTGCTCCTGTGTCAGTCGACGGCTGATGCCACAGGTCGCCGCGTGATAGCGGGTCCCGTTGAGGGAACCGCCGTGGGCAATATGGTTGTTCAGCTACGCGCCGTGGGAGCCATCAGCGGTGGACTTGACGCCTTGCGTCGCGTGGTTGTTAACTCCACCGACCTCGTGCGCTACGAGCCGAGGCCGACTGAATATGAAACCTGGGAGGCGGCGGAACGCCGGGTTTTCGGGGATCGTTAA
- the rhaI gene encoding L-rhamnose isomerase produces the protein MVTLNDLTAEQRRLLSEQTIELPSWAFGNSGTRFKVYATPGTPRNAFEKFEDAAQVHQFTGMTPRVSIHIPWDEVDSFEELKAHAEGLGVEVGTVNSNVFQDDDYKFGSLTNSDEVKRRKAIDAHLHCIDVMRATGSKVVKIWLGDGTNYPGQDSIAARQERLADSLHTIYAELDDDHKLLLEYKFFEPAFYHTDVPDWGTALSHVLALGERAVVCLDTGHHAPGTNIEFIVVQLLRAGRLGAFDFNSRFYADDDLIVGAADPFQLFRIMHEIVGFGALDKNSGVNFMLDQCHNLEAKIPGEILSALNVQEATAKALLVDRDALKKAQEDHDVIGANQVLMDAFSTDVRPLLRELREDKGLDPDPLAAFARSGYLAKIEAERVGGQQAGWGA, from the coding sequence ATGGTCACCCTCAACGACCTCACCGCCGAGCAGCGTCGTCTGCTCAGCGAACAAACCATTGAGCTACCCTCGTGGGCGTTCGGTAACTCCGGGACCCGCTTCAAGGTCTACGCCACCCCGGGCACCCCGCGCAACGCCTTCGAGAAATTCGAGGACGCCGCGCAGGTCCACCAGTTCACCGGAATGACCCCGCGCGTATCGATCCACATCCCCTGGGACGAGGTCGATTCCTTTGAGGAACTCAAGGCACACGCCGAGGGCCTGGGCGTGGAGGTTGGTACCGTCAACTCCAATGTCTTCCAGGATGACGACTACAAGTTCGGGTCACTGACGAACTCTGATGAGGTTAAGCGCCGCAAAGCTATCGACGCTCACCTGCACTGCATCGATGTCATGCGCGCAACCGGATCGAAAGTTGTGAAGATCTGGCTGGGAGATGGCACGAACTACCCGGGTCAGGATTCCATTGCCGCTCGTCAGGAACGCCTGGCGGATTCCCTGCACACAATCTATGCCGAGCTTGACGATGACCACAAGCTCCTCCTCGAATACAAGTTCTTCGAGCCGGCTTTCTATCACACCGATGTTCCCGACTGGGGGACGGCCCTCAGCCACGTCCTCGCCCTGGGTGAGCGCGCGGTTGTCTGCCTCGACACCGGTCACCACGCACCGGGTACGAACATTGAATTCATCGTTGTTCAACTGCTGCGCGCCGGTCGCCTGGGAGCTTTCGACTTCAACTCCCGTTTCTACGCCGACGACGACCTCATTGTTGGCGCTGCCGACCCGTTCCAACTGTTCCGCATCATGCATGAGATCGTTGGCTTTGGTGCTCTGGACAAGAACTCGGGTGTCAACTTCATGCTTGACCAGTGCCACAACCTTGAAGCGAAGATCCCCGGTGAGATTCTCTCCGCGCTCAACGTCCAAGAGGCCACAGCGAAAGCCCTTCTCGTGGATCGCGATGCCCTGAAGAAAGCGCAGGAAGACCACGACGTCATTGGGGCGAACCAGGTTCTCATGGATGCTTTCTCCACCGACGTGCGTCCGCTCCTTCGTGAGCTTCGCGAAGACAAGGGCCTCGACCCCGATCCTTTGGCGGCATTTGCTCGCTCCGGCTACCTGGCGAAGATCGAAGCTGAGCGCGTGGGTGGTCAGCAGGCCGGCTGGGGCGCCTGA
- a CDS encoding L-rhamnose mutarotase — translation MTQTPSLRETLDGTEQASPTRQCFLLRVRPEKLAEYADVHQRVWEEMREALSASGWRNYSLFLEEDTGMVVGYFESDDVHAAQEAMARTEVNTRWQAAMAQYFQPGGGGHAQILPQYFYLE, via the coding sequence ATGACCCAAACCCCGAGCTTGCGTGAAACCCTTGACGGCACCGAGCAAGCCTCACCGACCCGTCAGTGCTTCCTGTTGCGCGTTCGCCCGGAAAAACTTGCCGAGTACGCGGATGTCCACCAGCGCGTATGGGAGGAGATGCGCGAGGCACTGTCGGCAAGTGGCTGGCGCAACTACTCCCTTTTCCTTGAGGAAGACACGGGAATGGTTGTGGGGTACTTCGAGTCCGATGATGTCCATGCTGCCCAGGAAGCTATGGCACGAACCGAGGTCAACACTCGATGGCAGGCAGCGATGGCCCAATACTTCCAGCCGGGTGGAGGTGGCCACGCTCAGATCCTTCCTCAGTACTTCTACCTTGAGTGA
- the rhaS gene encoding rhamnose ABC transporter substrate-binding protein, with protein MSQSRRSLAAAFGAMFLMASMSLTACSGGDQSAPGSDSGDSKAPAASSDGSYDVSDATITFIPKQLNNPFSDVTLSGGTKAAKELGFSDHQTVGPLEASSSSQVSFINAEVQAGTNVIAIAANDPDAVCPALKEARDAGAKVVTFDSDAAKECRDVFINQVESKQVALTMLEMVSEQIGGKGNVAILSATANATNQNTWIKYMEEEIASNDKYKDITIVAKVYGDDDDTKSFQEAQGLLQSNPDLDAIVSPTTVGIAATARYLSTSEYKGKVMLTGLGLPNEMRSFVEDGTVKEFALWDPAQLGYVAAYAGAALQSGAITGAVGDTFTAGELGERTVEEGGIVVVGDPVRFNKDNINNYDF; from the coding sequence ATGTCTCAGTCACGACGCAGCCTCGCAGCTGCATTCGGTGCCATGTTCCTCATGGCCTCCATGTCGCTCACCGCGTGTTCGGGCGGCGATCAGTCAGCTCCAGGATCGGATTCTGGAGACTCAAAGGCTCCGGCAGCCTCATCCGATGGTTCCTACGACGTTTCCGACGCGACGATCACTTTCATTCCCAAGCAGTTGAACAATCCGTTCTCTGACGTGACGCTCAGTGGCGGAACGAAAGCTGCCAAAGAGTTGGGATTCTCGGATCACCAGACCGTTGGCCCCCTTGAAGCGTCCTCCTCGTCGCAGGTGTCTTTCATTAACGCCGAAGTTCAGGCCGGAACAAATGTTATTGCCATCGCAGCTAACGACCCCGATGCCGTGTGCCCCGCACTCAAGGAGGCGCGTGATGCTGGGGCGAAGGTCGTCACCTTTGACTCTGATGCCGCCAAGGAGTGCCGCGATGTCTTCATCAACCAGGTGGAGTCCAAGCAGGTTGCCCTGACGATGCTGGAAATGGTGTCGGAACAGATCGGCGGTAAGGGGAACGTCGCGATTCTTTCGGCCACGGCGAATGCGACGAACCAGAACACGTGGATCAAGTACATGGAAGAAGAAATTGCTTCCAACGACAAGTACAAGGACATCACGATCGTTGCCAAGGTGTACGGCGACGACGATGACACGAAGTCCTTCCAGGAGGCCCAGGGTCTGCTTCAGTCCAACCCCGACCTCGATGCCATCGTCTCTCCGACGACGGTCGGCATTGCCGCGACCGCACGCTACCTGTCGACCTCTGAATACAAGGGCAAGGTCATGCTGACGGGTCTGGGTCTGCCCAACGAGATGCGTTCCTTTGTTGAGGATGGCACCGTCAAGGAGTTCGCCCTGTGGGATCCGGCTCAGCTGGGATACGTGGCCGCGTACGCGGGTGCTGCGTTGCAGTCTGGTGCAATCACGGGTGCTGTGGGTGACACATTCACTGCCGGTGAACTGGGCGAACGTACCGTCGAAGAGGGCGGCATCGTCGTTGTTGGCGATCCGGTTCGCTTCAACAAAGACAACATCAACAACTACGACTTCTAA